One region of Pseudomonas sp. B21-040 genomic DNA includes:
- a CDS encoding bifunctional 2-polyprenyl-6-hydroxyphenol methylase/3-demethylubiquinol 3-O-methyltransferase UbiG: MDLKETDILGSSIDQHWYYASKAAATMRLLGNTPFTKILDVGAGSGFFTHHLLKHSPATEAWCVDISYEADSDTTTAAKPVHYRRAVDALDADLVLLMDVLEHVDDDVGLLKAYVDKVPSGSRFLMTVPAFQFLWSGHDDFLEHKRRYTLAQLETVARDAGLTVKQGAYYFGLVFPIAATLRLLPKGAQPSPPRSQLKRHHPLVNSILKTLCRLELPLMGANRWAGLTVFVLAQKP; encoded by the coding sequence ATGGACCTCAAGGAAACCGACATCCTCGGTTCGAGCATCGACCAGCATTGGTATTACGCCTCCAAAGCGGCGGCGACCATGCGCTTGTTGGGCAACACACCTTTCACAAAGATTCTCGATGTGGGCGCAGGCTCCGGGTTCTTTACTCACCACTTGCTAAAGCATTCACCGGCCACCGAGGCGTGGTGCGTAGACATTAGTTATGAAGCTGACTCGGACACGACCACCGCCGCAAAACCCGTGCATTACCGACGCGCAGTCGACGCGCTGGATGCCGACCTGGTGCTGCTGATGGACGTGCTGGAGCATGTCGATGACGACGTCGGTTTGCTCAAGGCGTATGTGGATAAAGTCCCGTCCGGCAGTCGATTCCTGATGACGGTGCCCGCGTTTCAGTTTCTGTGGAGCGGACACGATGACTTTCTTGAACACAAACGCCGATACACCTTGGCTCAGCTGGAAACGGTGGCGCGCGATGCCGGGCTGACGGTGAAGCAGGGTGCTTACTACTTCGGCCTGGTGTTCCCGATAGCAGCCACATTGCGGCTGCTGCCCAAAGGCGCGCAACCGTCACCGCCGCGCTCGCAACTCAAGCGACATCACCCGTTGGTCAATTCGATCCTGAAGACGCTGTGCCGCCTCGAATTGCCGCTTATGGGCGCCAATCGCTGGGCGGGTCTGACGGTGTTTGTGCTGGCGCAGAAGCCGTGA
- a CDS encoding GtrA family protein — protein MTSAEKSALIKRGLRFAVTGLFVTALHALVAVLFINFVVAQPPLANGVAFAVATVVSYVINTTWSFSARLHGRTLLRFMMVSGAGFLLAMLVAWAAQLAGLHYLLGIGAVALTIPAFTFVLHNFWTYR, from the coding sequence GTGACGTCGGCCGAAAAATCCGCCCTGATCAAGCGTGGCCTGCGTTTTGCCGTGACCGGATTGTTCGTCACGGCGCTGCATGCGCTGGTGGCCGTGCTGTTCATCAATTTCGTGGTGGCGCAGCCACCACTGGCCAACGGCGTGGCTTTTGCCGTGGCGACGGTGGTGTCTTACGTGATCAACACCACCTGGAGTTTTTCCGCACGGCTGCACGGCCGAACGCTGCTGCGTTTCATGATGGTGTCCGGTGCCGGTTTTCTGCTGGCGATGCTGGTGGCGTGGGCCGCGCAATTGGCCGGGCTGCATTATTTGCTGGGGATTGGCGCGGTGGCGCTGACTATTCCGGCATTTACCTTTGTACTGCATAACTTCTGGACGTATCGATGA
- a CDS encoding DUF6311 domain-containing protein: MKDLVKQLPINLLPVLIGVLAFFIVVGPRALNPQNIAWLGNGDPATHYLGWVFFRQSPWTFPIGHNPSYGLELSNGIIFSDSNPLLAFLFKPFASLLPTPFQYFGLWFLACFVLQAWFAWKLVGLVSTHVGVRAVSTALFLFVPPMLMRMPFHLSLGGHFLVLASLYLALHPQLRRRRLAWGALLAAAALIHAYFLAMVAVIWIADLTSGYFKKKLTLQPAAIELIGLFSLVTVCCWQAGYFSVGSEGAISAGFGLYAMNLLSLIDPGNWAGQWSYVLKDLPGVQGLGEVEGFLFLGLGLMTLGICALVGLLQGRTGFFQRLRRWPLLLVALVGLGLFSISNHVALGSLDITFPLPPWVISIANVFRASGRMFWPLYYAFIFAMIFLVIRANTSRTAVSLLSLALLIQVLDTHAGWAGVRKQLMVEPASKWASPMVDPFWNSAAAHYRNIRWVVPQNQSPNWMAVADFASAHGLATNAVYLGRVDTGNWIKSGQDTGREMASGKYDADSLYLFDDRAWMQAVRNVNTPTDLFARIDGFTVLAPGWKQCSACTQATSQINPLELVPSLEPGQKTLFNTGSKGGALLAKGWSDTELWGTWSKEPEAEVMFRVPAPVHSLRLEATAFLPPGHARQRVAISINDLPAMNTLLEQADGNVIEMPLTTEMQARVASQGVLRLQFQFADAVSPKQFAMGQDVRQLALGLKALTVN; the protein is encoded by the coding sequence ATGAAGGACTTGGTTAAGCAGTTGCCGATCAACCTGTTGCCTGTGTTGATCGGTGTTCTGGCCTTTTTCATCGTCGTTGGGCCAAGGGCGCTGAACCCTCAAAACATTGCATGGCTGGGTAATGGTGATCCGGCGACGCATTATCTGGGCTGGGTGTTTTTCCGACAGTCGCCCTGGACCTTTCCCATTGGACACAATCCTTCCTATGGGCTGGAATTGAGCAATGGCATCATTTTCTCTGACTCCAATCCACTGCTGGCATTCTTGTTCAAACCGTTCGCCTCTCTGTTGCCAACGCCTTTCCAGTATTTCGGACTCTGGTTCCTGGCCTGCTTCGTTTTACAGGCCTGGTTTGCCTGGAAACTGGTAGGGCTGGTGTCGACCCACGTGGGTGTGCGTGCCGTGAGTACGGCGTTGTTCCTGTTTGTTCCGCCCATGCTCATGCGCATGCCTTTCCATTTGTCCCTGGGTGGGCATTTTCTGGTGTTGGCCTCGTTGTATCTGGCGCTGCACCCGCAATTGCGTCGTCGACGCCTGGCCTGGGGGGCGTTGCTAGCGGCGGCCGCGTTGATCCATGCGTATTTTTTGGCGATGGTTGCAGTGATCTGGATCGCCGATCTCACGAGCGGCTATTTCAAGAAAAAACTGACACTGCAGCCTGCTGCCATCGAATTGATCGGGCTGTTTTCGCTGGTCACTGTTTGCTGCTGGCAGGCGGGCTATTTTTCGGTGGGCAGCGAGGGTGCGATATCGGCCGGTTTTGGTCTGTACGCCATGAACCTGCTGTCGCTGATCGATCCGGGGAACTGGGCGGGGCAGTGGTCCTATGTGCTGAAGGATTTACCCGGTGTTCAAGGGCTCGGTGAGGTTGAAGGATTTCTTTTCCTTGGCCTTGGGCTGATGACGCTGGGCATTTGCGCACTGGTGGGGTTACTTCAAGGCCGTACAGGTTTTTTCCAGCGACTGCGGCGCTGGCCGTTATTGCTGGTAGCGTTGGTGGGACTGGGCCTGTTCTCGATTTCCAACCATGTGGCTTTAGGCTCGCTCGATATAACCTTTCCACTGCCGCCTTGGGTGATTTCAATCGCCAACGTCTTCCGTGCTTCCGGGCGGATGTTCTGGCCGCTGTACTACGCGTTTATCTTCGCCATGATTTTCCTGGTGATCCGCGCCAATACCTCCCGCACCGCCGTGAGTCTGTTGTCCCTGGCATTGCTGATACAGGTGCTGGACACCCATGCCGGCTGGGCCGGCGTTCGCAAGCAGTTGATGGTTGAACCCGCATCGAAGTGGGCCTCGCCCATGGTCGATCCCTTCTGGAACAGTGCAGCGGCTCATTACCGGAACATTCGTTGGGTGGTTCCGCAAAACCAGTCCCCAAACTGGATGGCAGTGGCTGATTTTGCCAGCGCCCATGGCCTTGCCACGAATGCCGTTTACCTGGGGCGGGTGGACACGGGCAATTGGATAAAATCCGGGCAGGACACCGGGCGTGAAATGGCGTCGGGCAAGTACGACGCTGATTCGTTGTACCTGTTCGATGACCGTGCCTGGATGCAGGCCGTGAGAAACGTGAATACCCCAACGGATCTGTTCGCCAGGATTGACGGGTTCACGGTGCTTGCTCCGGGCTGGAAACAGTGCAGCGCCTGCACACAGGCTACCTCGCAAATCAATCCGCTGGAGTTGGTTCCATCGCTGGAGCCCGGACAAAAAACGCTGTTCAACACCGGCAGCAAAGGCGGGGCGCTGCTGGCCAAGGGGTGGTCCGATACCGAGCTTTGGGGGACCTGGTCCAAGGAGCCTGAAGCTGAAGTCATGTTCCGGGTCCCGGCGCCCGTGCATTCCTTGCGTCTGGAGGCCACGGCGTTCCTTCCTCCCGGGCATGCTCGCCAACGTGTCGCCATCAGCATCAATGACCTGCCGGCCATGAATACTCTGCTTGAGCAGGCCGATGGCAATGTTATCGAAATGCCGCTCACCACCGAGATGCAAGCGCGGGTAGCGAGTCAGGGTGTACTGAGGCTGCAATTTCAGTTTGCCGATGCCGTCAGTCCAAAACAGTTCGCAATGGGCCAGGACGTGCGACAACTTGCACTCGGATTGAAGGCCTTGACGGTCAATTGA
- a CDS encoding LysR substrate-binding domain-containing protein — protein sequence MNRNELRKADINLMVVFETLMLERNVTRVAEKLFLGQPTISAALNRLRTMFNDPLFIRVGHRMEPTARAEELIQYLSPALDSLSVALSLTHDFDPASSTMTFRIGLSDDVEFGLLPPLLRALRQEAPKVVFVVQHVDYWRIPDLLASGDITVGISQTRGLPANAKRKLLRHIQPSILRADASDTPLTLDEYCSRPHVLVSHTANVSGYADEWLAEIGRTRQVVLSVPQYSALPALLAGTDLIASLPDYTAEAMAASGLLFKEPFPFETPTLDLSMVWLSHVDTDPAERWLRSRLEGFMSERSSLPLAQ from the coding sequence ATGAATCGCAATGAACTGCGCAAGGCGGACATCAACCTGATGGTGGTGTTCGAAACGTTGATGCTCGAGCGCAACGTGACGCGGGTTGCGGAGAAGCTGTTTCTCGGGCAGCCGACCATCAGTGCCGCGCTCAATCGCCTGCGCACGATGTTCAATGACCCGTTGTTCATTCGCGTCGGCCATCGCATGGAGCCGACGGCCCGCGCCGAGGAACTGATTCAGTACCTGTCGCCGGCGCTGGATTCGCTGTCGGTGGCCCTGAGCCTGACCCACGATTTCGACCCCGCCAGCAGCACCATGACCTTTCGCATCGGGTTGTCGGATGACGTCGAGTTCGGCCTGCTGCCGCCGCTGTTGCGGGCCTTGCGCCAGGAAGCGCCGAAGGTGGTGTTCGTGGTTCAGCACGTCGACTACTGGCGCATACCGGACTTGTTGGCGTCCGGCGACATCACCGTCGGCATCAGCCAGACCCGCGGCCTGCCAGCCAATGCCAAGCGCAAGCTGTTGCGGCACATTCAACCGAGCATCTTGCGCGCCGATGCGTCCGACACACCGCTGACGCTCGATGAATATTGCTCACGCCCTCATGTGCTGGTTTCCCACACCGCGAACGTCAGTGGTTACGCCGATGAGTGGCTGGCGGAGATTGGTCGCACGCGCCAGGTCGTCCTTTCCGTGCCGCAATACAGTGCGTTGCCGGCCTTGCTCGCCGGCACTGATTTGATTGCCAGCCTGCCGGATTACACCGCCGAAGCCATGGCCGCCTCTGGCTTGCTGTTCAAGGAACCCTTTCCGTTCGAGACCCCGACGCTGGACTTGTCGATGGTCTGGTTGAGCCATGTCGATACCGACCCCGCTGAACGCTGGTTGCGTTCGCGTCTGGAGGGGTTCATGAGTGAACGTTCGTCACTGCCGTTGGCCCAGTGA
- a CDS encoding 5-carboxymethyl-2-hydroxymuconate Delta-isomerase, translating to MPHLHMEYTANLPGLNADVALIRLNNTLVASGQFAAEFDIKSRAMKVETFKVGTALAERGFVHVKLALLSGRSPQIKQQLSESLLAVVQDLCEWPAEVEVQLCVEILDIDRESYAKTAISR from the coding sequence ATGCCACACCTGCACATGGAATACACCGCCAACCTGCCCGGGCTGAACGCCGACGTGGCGTTGATCCGGCTCAATAACACCCTGGTGGCTTCCGGTCAGTTTGCTGCGGAGTTCGACATCAAGAGCCGAGCGATGAAGGTCGAGACGTTCAAGGTGGGTACCGCGTTGGCTGAACGGGGGTTCGTCCATGTGAAGCTGGCGTTGTTGAGCGGTCGCTCGCCGCAGATCAAGCAGCAACTGTCTGAAAGCTTGCTGGCGGTGGTACAGGACCTTTGCGAGTGGCCGGCGGAGGTTGAAGTGCAACTGTGTGTCGAGATTCTCGACATTGATCGCGAGTCCTACGCCAAGACCGCCATCAGCCGCTGA
- a CDS encoding LysR family transcriptional regulator codes for MLNSNLLRKLDMQDLMVFVAVYEQSSVTGVSAALCVSQSTVSYCLKKLRISFEDELFTNTRTGMRPTYKASTMYTHVQKILESINLCHVSAPAFNPTLQAVTFNICAPEYFEQLILPRLLKRFDFADLPVMVNLHTFETDIPVEELRDGSLDLVICFGPNFHRSHTGFKSRMLLEDDLVCVFDKRATPLEPRLSLQAFVERRHVFPTPWTSTANRVDGWLAQQAHKRQVVARANSYSAALKTITGTDFILTLPRRIQQLLANKAIFNHCEAPNGLPGFTLDMQWSQRADQDNANTWLREQVIEVCAEQAMA; via the coding sequence ATGCTGAACAGTAATTTGCTTAGAAAGCTCGACATGCAAGACCTCATGGTATTTGTCGCCGTGTACGAGCAAAGCAGCGTCACCGGTGTGTCGGCGGCACTCTGCGTCAGCCAGTCCACGGTAAGTTACTGCCTGAAAAAGCTGCGTATCAGTTTTGAAGACGAGCTCTTCACCAATACCCGCACCGGTATGCGCCCTACCTACAAAGCCAGCACCATGTACACGCATGTGCAGAAAATTCTCGAAAGCATCAACTTGTGTCACGTCAGTGCCCCGGCGTTTAACCCGACCTTGCAAGCGGTGACGTTCAATATTTGCGCGCCGGAGTATTTCGAGCAGCTGATTCTGCCGCGCCTGTTGAAGCGCTTCGACTTCGCCGACCTGCCGGTGATGGTCAACCTGCACACATTCGAAACCGATATTCCGGTCGAAGAGTTGCGCGATGGCAGTCTCGATCTGGTGATCTGTTTCGGCCCAAACTTCCATCGCAGCCACACCGGCTTCAAATCCCGAATGTTGCTGGAAGATGACTTGGTCTGCGTGTTCGACAAACGCGCCACACCCCTGGAACCGCGTTTAAGCCTGCAAGCCTTTGTCGAACGCCGACATGTGTTCCCGACCCCATGGACGTCCACCGCCAACAGGGTCGACGGCTGGCTGGCGCAACAGGCGCACAAACGGCAGGTCGTCGCGCGCGCCAACAGCTACAGTGCGGCACTGAAAACCATCACCGGCACAGACTTCATCCTGACGTTGCCCCGTCGCATCCAGCAATTGCTGGCCAACAAAGCGATCTTCAATCACTGCGAAGCCCCCAACGGGCTGCCGGGTTTCACCCTGGACATGCAGTGGAGTCAACGTGCCGATCAGGACAATGCCAACACCTGGTTGCGCGAGCAGGTGATCGAGGTCTGTGCCGAGCAGGCAATGGCTTGA
- a CDS encoding glutamine synthetase family protein — MSSATTSFATLQEALTFLEQNPDIEMFELFILDNNGVPRGKLLHRDELLAVYESGRPLPSTILGLTINGDDVENSGLVWDVGDIDCRAYPVSGSLTRMPWRLIPTAAVQVSMHPKEGMPATIADPRHLLAKVIEDLQADGYYPVMAAELEFYLLDQQRDSQGRPQPARDVDGGRPRTTQVYGLRELEQIEPFLADLYSACKLQGIPARTAISEYAPGQVEITLEHRTNALQAMDEAVRYKRLVKGVAHKHGMTACFMAKPFDDLAGTGMHMHVSLADKEGNNLFASEAPDGTPLLRQAVGGMLSTLLDSLLLFCPNANSYRRFQTNSYAPLAATWGVDNRTVSLRVPGGPAFSRHIEHRICGADANPYLAAAAILAGIHRGIRERLDPGAPVEGNGYAQATELLPTDWLTTLRALESSTWAREAFGGPFLGVYLAVKRAEYRQFMGEVGEQDWRWYLNQA, encoded by the coding sequence ATGAGTAGTGCCACGACATCGTTCGCCACCTTGCAAGAAGCCCTGACCTTTCTCGAACAGAACCCGGATATCGAAATGTTCGAGCTGTTCATTCTCGACAACAACGGCGTGCCACGGGGCAAGTTGTTGCATCGCGATGAGCTGCTGGCGGTCTACGAAAGTGGCCGGCCATTGCCGAGTACCATTCTCGGCCTGACCATTAATGGCGATGACGTGGAAAACTCCGGACTGGTCTGGGATGTCGGCGATATTGACTGCCGCGCCTACCCGGTCAGCGGCAGCCTGACGCGCATGCCGTGGCGGCTGATTCCGACAGCGGCGGTGCAAGTCAGCATGCACCCCAAAGAAGGCATGCCGGCGACGATCGCTGATCCTCGGCACCTCCTGGCGAAAGTGATCGAAGACTTGCAGGCCGATGGCTATTACCCGGTCATGGCGGCAGAGCTGGAGTTTTATCTGCTGGACCAACAGCGCGACAGTCAGGGGCGACCGCAACCGGCGCGCGATGTCGACGGCGGGCGACCTCGCACGACTCAAGTCTACGGTTTGCGTGAACTGGAGCAGATCGAGCCGTTTCTGGCCGATCTCTACAGTGCCTGCAAGCTGCAAGGAATTCCGGCGCGCACGGCAATTTCCGAATATGCGCCGGGGCAAGTGGAAATTACCCTCGAACACCGCACCAATGCCCTACAGGCAATGGATGAAGCGGTGCGTTACAAACGGTTGGTCAAGGGCGTGGCCCATAAACACGGGATGACGGCGTGCTTCATGGCCAAACCCTTTGATGACCTGGCGGGCACCGGGATGCACATGCACGTCAGCCTGGCGGACAAAGAGGGCAACAACCTGTTCGCCAGCGAAGCGCCAGACGGCACACCACTGCTCAGACAAGCCGTCGGCGGGATGCTCAGCACCTTGCTCGATTCACTGCTGTTGTTCTGCCCGAATGCCAACTCCTACCGCCGATTCCAGACCAACAGCTACGCCCCCCTGGCGGCGACCTGGGGTGTGGACAACCGTACGGTGAGTTTGCGCGTGCCAGGCGGGCCTGCGTTTTCCCGGCACATCGAACACCGTATTTGCGGTGCCGACGCCAACCCGTACCTGGCCGCCGCGGCGATCCTGGCCGGCATCCATCGCGGTATCCGCGAACGATTGGACCCGGGTGCGCCGGTGGAAGGCAACGGGTACGCCCAGGCCACGGAGTTGTTGCCGACCGATTGGCTGACCACGTTACGTGCGCTTGAAAGTTCGACCTGGGCACGTGAAGCGTT